The following nucleotide sequence is from Coffea eugenioides isolate CCC68of chromosome 3, Ceug_1.0, whole genome shotgun sequence.
TAGTATTTACGAAGTAAGATACTAATATCTGCATTTATGTAATTGAAATAAATGTTGACCGCGAAAAGaaagataaatttttttttgaaaggttTCTACTTGAAATAACAATGTCATAGATAGCTAATACTTTCTAGATGAAAAATTCACAGATTATTTCATTCTAGTCTTGACTGTTTATTATTTATGTGCAAGTCGTGAGATATTTTACGATTCTTTTAGAATGAGTCTACCTGCTAAAAAACGATTGAAAATTACGACATTATTAAATGACAGATACAAACACGAAATTTCTAAAATCAAGGACGTGGGCTtgtcttttaatttatttttgtcGCTGAGTCATATTGTCGCTTTCCCTTTAGAATAATATCATTGGTTTAACATAACCATACTGTTGATTGATATTATAAATATACTCCCCTGAGAGCTTATATCTAACGAAGGATATGGTACCAGGACCAGAATATCTCTCCCGAACTTGTATACACGGtcaaaatgttcaaagtaaTTAGCTAAataagtacaacatgcactttagGCACAGATTTTGTTCAAACATAAACATAAATAGTACAAAAGCGCATATAGGAAGTTAACGTAATATTTTAAGTAATAGGAAATGGGAAGCCGTGGCTTTGCTCATGTTTAAGATATGGTGCAAATATTTGGACATCCATGTCAACGGAGATAATTGGTGATGAAATTTTGGTGATATATCAGCTCTCTTAAATAAATTCTTTTTGTCAATAGCTGCTATCGAAAAGTACTAATCAATTAGTGGACCAAAAAAGGGAGTTTACTTGGAGGAAAAGTCTAAGTTATGGACTAGTTGTAAACTATGGAGTTTGGTTTTGAAGGGGATAATGAAAGAAGACCACACACTAGCAAAACTGAAGAGTTTTAGGAGTTTAAATTACAAATAAGTTCAAGATACTGTATCCTACACTTTCCCAAAGTTTCTACTTGTTCATCCATTCactgtttttatatttttttcgtATCAATTCACCCACTGAATTACTAGCTACGAATAGATTATTTTTCCAATAAATACAAACTCAGCACATTTCAAGACTTCTACACTGGCAGTAGCCCATTGTACTGCACCTCTATATAAATGCATAGCCAGTAGccacaacattttttttttcccaaaatctTGTGCCGCTAAATACTCTGCCATATTCATCATCATGTCATCTTGTGCTGTTGCTTGATAGTGCTAtgtaagaaaacaaaaaaattgtgAGACACAGCAACTGATTCTGCATATCTGTTATATCTATTTActtaacaaaacaaaacaaaaaaaaggtgaaaaaaAGATTTATATGGCCACGATTACTCACAAAGTGTTACACAGACGATGCACCAGTTGATAACAGCCTGGAAATAAAGAGCATCGTTGGCCTAGATTGTGGATCAACGTGTAGACATGCTCTTGCTAGTTTAAGAACGGATGCCAGAAtgttttcaatttcttcattgggATACAGAAGCCTTTGATCGAGCAAGTCTTTCAGTTCTATCTCTTCAGGGCTTGAAGACATTAGATAAGCAATCAAGTCACCGGGATGCTTTCCTTTCATCACTTCCATTGTCAGGACCCCAAAGCTATAAACGTCACACTTTTCAGTTACTTTCATTGTGTAGGCATATTCTGCACGGAATTTTGGAAAATAATGTTGTGATAACATGTGATCATACTTGAATTTAGTAGTTAGCAAATCGATGAAAGAAAAAACCTGTATTACCTGGTGCAACATATCCATATGTGCCTGCAAGAGAACTCCAATTAGATGAATCATTTTTCAGAAACTTAGAAGTGCCAAAATCTGAAATGTGAGACTCATATTCTGGATCAAGCAAAATGTTGTTGCTTGATATGTCCCGATGTACAATTGCTGGTGAACAATCATGATGCATGTAAGATAAAGCTTGAGCAATGCCTTTGATGATTTTTAATCTCTTTCGCCAGTCTAGTTCCTTAGCTTCTTCTTCTATGCTAAAGATTTTGGCCAAGCTCCCTCTTTCAAGGTACTCACATACCAAAAATGAATGCTGAGCATTTGAGCAGAAGCCAAAGAGTTTCACAATGTTTCGATGCTTGATTTCTGTCAAGGCCCGTAtctcattcaagaaatttcTATGACTTGCCATCTCAGGCATGTTGTGAAGTCTCTTTACAGCTACTACATCGCCTGATGAAAGCTGTGCTCTGTAAACACTTCCATAACTTCCTTTACCAATGCAGAGTATGTCACTGAACTCTTCTGTAGCCATTAGTATTTCTTTATACAATGCTTTGCCATCAAAAGTACATATGGAAAATAAATCGCCTTTCTTCATATCCTTATCTTCCATTCCTGAACTTTTTCTCCATTGCTCATGCAATCTGAGTCCCCCAAAGAATGCACATAGAAGTATAAATGATCCCAGAAGAGGACATAATATTGTGACAAGAAGTTTCTTCCCCTTATTCTTGACATGCTTTTTAATCAACGGAGAACTTTCACAAGCCGGTAACCCTGAAATATTCCCGCACAAAcctgtatttccttgtacttccTCTATGGTTAAATTCACAAAGGCTCTACCACTCGGAATTGGACCCTCTAAATTATTGAATGAAATATTGATGTGCAATGAACCCGGCAATTTGGTTAAAGCCTTTGGGATTAAACCAGAGAGGTTATTGTGTGAGAGATCCAATGTTCCTAGGCTCTGCAAACTTTGGAACTCAGATGGTATCTCTCCTGTGAAGAAATTTCGACTCAAATCCAATTCAGAAAGTTGGGTCAACTTCCCAATCTGGAATGGAATCTTTTGGCTTAATACGTTGTTGCTCAAGTTCATGAGAAACAAGTGCCTCAAATCTCCCAAATGTTCTGGAAAAGATCCATTTAAGGAGTTTGTGGACAGGTCTAGATAAAGAAGTCCTGTCAGTGCTCCCAATTCCTGAGGTATACTGCCAGTGAGTTGGTTGTCATGTAAATCTAGTTCAAGCATAGAGGCCAACTTCCCCACTACCCTTGGTATCTCCCCAGATAAAAAGTTTGAAGAAAGATCAAGTGTATGTAGTTGAGTTAAATTTCCAAGTTCTGGAGGTACACCACCTGTGATATTGCTATTTGCAACCATCAGGGTTCTCAAGATTTTGCATTTTCCCCAGCTGCTGGAGAGTTCCCCATAGAATTCGTTGTTGCTGAGGTCTATGAAATCCAAAAAGGGATAGATGCCAAACATTTCTGACAAGTTACCGTGGAAATGGTTCCCATTGAAACGGGTCCTAATCAAGCTTGAGCAATTTTTCAAGCTTCCGGGGATTGGACCTGTAAGCATGTTCTCAGACACAGTAATGTTTTGGAGGGTTCCATTTTGACATAGTAGTTCTGGCAATGGACCAGATAACTGATTTTGATCCAATTCCAAAACTAACAACTTTTTCAGGTTTCCAAGCTCTTGTGGGATGGTACCAGAAAATTGGTTTTTTAGAAGATATAATCTTTCCAAGTTACTCAAGTTACCAATTGAAACAGGAATGGAACCATTAAGTTGGTTCTCACCTAATTCCATAAGCGTCAGGAATTTTAGATCACCTAAATTCTTTGGAATTGAACCAGAAAGTCGGTTATCAAAGAGATACAAATGAATCAAATTGGTTAAATTGCCTAGTGACTCGGGGATTGAACCGGTAAGATAATTTTGAGACAAGTCAAGAAACTGAAgtgaaatcaagtttccaatgGCACGAGGAATAGGACCAGATAGGTGATTATGGAAAAGGTATAAGTTAACTAGCCTATTGAGGTTGCCAAAAGAGGCTGGAATTGAACCTGTTAAATTGTTAAACTCCAAATAAATGTCAACAATATTATACATAGTTCCTATTTCTGGAGGAATTGGACCTGAAAGTTGATTACGCACAAGAGctaaataaatcaagtttctTAGGTTGCAAATTTCAGGTGGGATTTCTTGTGACAGCTCATTAACTGAGAAATCAAGATAAATGAGCTTCGACAGGTTACCTATTTGACGAGGTATGCTGCCAAAGAACTGGTTCAGGCTGAGATCAAGATATTCAAGATTTGGGAGGGACAAAAGAGGGAAGTCATAAAGGCTACCTTTAATACCCCATGCTGAGAGATTCAACCTGTTAACACTTCCATTAATGCAAGAAATACCAGCCCAAGTGCATGGAAGGTTGGAAGAGTTGCTAGCATTCATGGATTGAAGGTTCCATGAGGTTAGCAAGCCATTGTTCTGGTTCTGAAATCTGGCTTTCCATTTCAGAAGTGCAGCAGCCTCTTCAGCAGAAGCTGAAGCTCCACCTTTGGGGTGAAATGATGGGAAAAGTAGGACAATAAGGAAAATGGAGATTATTTCGAAAGAACCCATGATTACTCTCAAGTTTCAACCTCAACTCAAAGTGGGCTAAGGTTGTTACGCTGCACTGCAGGTGAAGCTACTACTTATCCCAACTTTATAACATAGGGAAGACTTCAGAGGTCTTCTTGGTCTGTCCCGTCTTCTTTACTTTTTTCTGTTTGAGATTGAAATACATAGAATGTCTATTCGAATGGGGCCGAGAAATTTAAAGCAATGAATTGTCTCAGCGAGATTGACAATTTTTATCTTCTATGACTAAGTTTTCCTACTGAATCTACAGAGAAAGGTGACTTGATAATAAGTGAGAAATCACTATTCATCCtctgaagagagagagaggtgacTGGGGTACCTCTTGGAGAAGGGGCCGAGCAAACTATGTCATAGTTCTATATATTCTCGAGACGGATCATGCAAAGCTTTTTGATAGTATATTTCATGAAATGCATGGGAAGACACAAAATGCTGAAAGCTAAatcctactttttttttttttttgccgtaATTTACAGTGGCCACATTACTTTATATGAATCGCTCTTCACAGTACCCTCTTCTTTTATAACAATCGCATAAATCTGGACAAAGTCATCAACTCATCATCTAATTGTCCAATTCAAAATCCAAACCTGAGGGTGGTTCACGTTCCGTATTAGACGTCAGCTTGACCCGATTCAGAGCCACTCGATCGATTCAATTCAAAGTTCTAAGTTGACTATTCAATAGAACGAACCAAATTAGCTTAGCCCATTTGGACCGCCAACCTATCCTGGGTATTTGTCAATATGGTGGGCAAACTGGGTCCGATCATAAACGGCTATAAAAGAGCATATGGTCCGTTACATTGATACAATCATCAAGAAAGGAATATTAGAATAGGACTGATCCTACAGTTctcataactctctctataatATACAATGGCTAGCAGCATCAAGGCACTGATCACtgtccttttctttctcttcttacTCTCAACTCAACCCGTCGTACCTTCAACGACAAGAAAGATCCTGGCCACAGGTAAGTCCAACTTCTTAGCTCTAAAAATTCCACCTATCATGTTTAAAGATTACTGATATTTAttgttaaaaagaaaagggCAGAAGATTACTAAATGCACTCACATTTAATGGATTGTGTTACACGAAGAGCGGCTAAGCTTTCCAAggttgaaaaattaatttattagtGTAAAGGAGTTAactaaattatttaaaaattttagcttGCTCATTCAATTTTTTCCAACAATTATCTCAGATTGAAATGTactattttccaaaaaaaaaaaaagaaaaagaaaattaagtgCAGCGATCTCTTTGAGCTAGTTCTAGTAAAATAATAGAATGACTAAAACAGAGCACTTTTTTAGAAACTTATtgatacttttttttattattacttaAAGGAGACTCCAAGCCTTACAAAGCGCAGATGAAAAGGAGAGGACTTAAGCATATCGGGTGTCTAAATTACACAGTGGATTATGGACCCATTGATGGAGGTGAAGGTGGTTGCTGATTGCACTGTGTCTAAATTACACAGTAAATTACACTGTGTCTAAATTACACAGTGGTTGCTGATTGCAATTTCCATCTGCCGCCCTGATTTGTGACCGTCAAACCATTTCATAGAAGTTGTTGATTCACATTTCCTTCTTATAAAGCAACTCGGTTTTGATACCTGAACAAGTTAAAACGGATTATGCTACAATTATTATAACATAATGTTACTTTTCATGTGGAGAAGACTTCTTACTCCATAGATGTTTACCAGCAAAAGAGACGTGTTATGTactgaatagtagtcaaactggAAACCAATTTATCAAAATACAATTTAGCGtattaaatttctattttgttgatcataatattaataaaaattattaactTTTCACGCTGAACACCTTTTTTTCTTCCACCAGTTTTCTCAGATCGGGGTCACTATTTAGTAAAAacagaaaagaagaagaagaaaaagaggtgTTACTGTTCTATTAAATTAATTTGCCTTAGTTAATCTGTTTTTGGAGTAATCATTTCACCTAATTttagattttgattttaaaaaattgaattttttatgTTCTTATTCACTTTTGTGTTTAGGTTTTAGATATTTCCATAGGCCAAAAAAACTTACAATCTATCCGGCCAATAATAGCTTTTCTTGATTCTGATTAATTAAGTTTGTGATACATCCAATTATTTATTTGCCGACAAATGGTGTTATTTTGCACTAATAGAATGTTTATCATATTAAATGAAAAGTGAATAGTTcatcacttattttttgaagcaaattttacctagaaaattcagcgtcatttaattaattcaaatgttcaattttttttattatcaaatgcatctgaacatgttaagatctgaattcattaagtttAAGTGTTGAGTTGAGTTATTAAACACAACTAGGTTTTCAATTATgtacaaaaattagaaaaaaaaaactgcgtTATAGTTTCCTTTTATGACTTTTGGGTATCCggctatatatacatatacacacacacacacatatatatatatatatatattaacctTGTGCTCTAATGTTAAAACTAGTGAATTCGTAGATTTGAATGAAGATGTTTTATACATGATCATATCGAGTATTCGATATAGCTGTAGAAACTTATATACTTGATCAGTTTTTCGTTTAAAAGAGAAATACATGAGTTGATTGGTTAGAAACATTATgttgcttcttttttctttttctttttttatatcATGCATTCAGTAACCAAAAAAAAGGGTTAACTGCCCTAATAAATGTACGTAAATCTTACTTCGCCTCAGATGTCAAATGCACGTAAATCTTACTTCGCCTCAAAAAAAAGGGCTAACTGCCCCAATAAATGCACGTAAATCTCACTTCGCTTCCCAAATTATCAAATGATATTAATCCTCTCCTTAGTCTTTTATAATTTTCCCAGTGTGATACAATCAACCAATACAACCTTACATTTAACACAATTTCATCATATGTGATCATATGTTACAAGGAAAAGATATAACCTCCATAAGATCAATGACTTGGGAAAATAAGACGACTTGGTCATCATGATGCCTCCCATTATATCCCACTTTTGACCAAAACACATGGGAGGCAACGGAACAAAGGAAAAAAGGAGGctacaaaaattgcaaaaaggAGTCCCTGGCTTTGAGGCTCGGAACGGACAAAAAacagaaaggaagaaaaaaaaaatgggagaCTCTCTCAACTCTCTCTGAATTCTTTCGGCTGGTTCCAGggacaaagaaaaataaaagagaaaaaaaggcaAGCCTCCACTCTTCCTCCGTGAAGACTCACTCTCGAATTTTTATTGAGGGCGCAGAAGAGGAAGAAATAAAATCCTCTGGCTACTACACTTCTCTTAGTAGATTACCGTAGGAAATAGGGCATGTTATGTAATTTTCTGCATATTTAGGAAGCAAGTTGAATAATTCCTTATTTATGATCACGTGTCGGAGCAAGTTTAGCAGAGGCAAGATCACATGGACTAGTTAGTTAGTAGTTGTAAACTAATTCCAGTAATCAATACGGTGACAGTCCATCAAGTCGTGGAAGGCCGCGAAGATAAAAGGCCAgagggaaagagagaaagaTTCATTCATTCTTCGAAATAGCTTGATTCTTTCCAGCACTCTTGTACTTCCTCTGGGTTAATAAGCAACCACTCTACTATCTCGAGAATGTTCTTACGTTCATATACATTTCTCCTGGTATGTAAGAAGTTTGATCTTTTTTGCCTTCTGTatcagtggtatcagagttagGTTTTTCCTAGCTCAGCGTGGGAGAACGAAACAATGGCGGAAGGCACTAGAGGTCAGGAAAGCAGGAAGTTTGAAGAAACTATTAGGAATTTGCTAAAGGAACAGAAGGATCAGTTTGAGAGGGAGATAGGAGCTCTCAAGAACTTGGTTCTAGAAGTTTGCAATCAACGGAGTCAAGGGCAGCAAGGATCCCCACGGTCATCGGAGATTGGCCAACGCAGCAGCTATGGGGGAAGCTATCAGGTTCCTACCAGGTTTTCTCGTGTCGAATTTCCCCCCACGGTCATCGGAGACTGGCCAATGCAGCAGCTATGGGGGAAGCTATCAGGTTCCTACCAGGTTTTCTCGTGTCGAATTTCCCAAATTTGATGGGGAAGGATTCAAGAGCTAGTTGTACAAATGTGACCAGTTTTTTGAAGTGGATGAGACGCCGTCCGAAGCTAAGGTCAAGGTTGCCGCCATGCACCTGAGGTAAGAGCTCTTTCAATGCAGCCAAGTCTTATATGAAGCGAGAGATCCAGGGATTCGCCAGCTTGGGAAGAGTATGTGAAGGCCTTGGGGACCAGGTTTGGGGATTGCCTGTATGATGATCCCATGGGAGACTTGAAGGGACTGAGACAGATCAGGTCAGTAAGGGAATACCAAGAGGCGTTCGAAGAATTGCTAAACAGATTTGATCTCCCTGAACCATATGCAGTGAGCTGTTTTATAAGAGGATTAAAGGAGGAAATTCAGCTAGCTGTGAGGATGTTTATGCCGCGTGACTTACAGCATGCAGTTAGATAAGCGAAGATGGAGGAGGCTAAAATTCAGAACTCGCTAAGGCAGGGGAGATACAGTGGACCGTCAAGGTTTACAAGTTCCTACACTAAAGGTGTGAGTGGCAACTCCAGTCATCCAGCTAGCCTTAGTGCCAATGACGGTCTATTGCTACCAAGACTTGGTGGGAAGAAGAAAGAGCTCAAGAAGTCGGGCCGATTCTTCAGTACGTCAGAAATGGATGCGAAACGGGCCAAAGGACTATGTTATTGGTGTGATGAGAAGTATGGACCCAACCATCAATGTAGGAGGAGGCAGCTATACAAGATTGGGTACGTGGAAGAGCCTAAGGAGTCTTGGAAGGATGTCGAtcaagaagaagaggaagaggagaCTGTGGCCGAAAGGGAGCTAGCACAAATATCCGCGAATGCCATGAGTAGCTTGAAGGTCCCCAATTTCAGCACTATGAGAGTGCAGGGCAGTATTGGCAAGAAGACCTTTAGCATTCTTGACAGGGTGtcgaaacctgtgcaataataaaacctgctcaaactaaagttaatttctgtagatagtggtgagcagggtcgaatccacagggactgggagtaattgtttctttttaaattcacagtgacaaggggggtgtttttatgcagaaggtgacaatcaaagaaatccaaataaaatttaagaaactactaaaaattaaataacaaattactaaaatcaaatgagtgataattaaggatctagccaagaaataacttcagcaatggttcacctagttgatcattgaagcaaaggcaattccagttattcatcaataaataggttataactaccaaacaagccgATGGAGTCAACCCcttccttactgtgtcggtgatcaaagTACgccccgttaatcactgctctaattgagaaataattctaggtacgcccatagaatttaattccccaattgccttacgtattagaggagccctattctaaccaaataacgcactaccagggttattttagattagcccgcgtattcccctgacacaagcccaatcatgccagttatcactattttgagacaattaaacaattacggatttaatacctcaattgacaatagattatcaaatcaattaattatccggatccaagaaaatcaattaattaaacaaccataagcactgcaaccagagaatatgcaaataccaataaataaaagaaaaagataaaattaaatcgatctcacagttTTAGGCGAtccaaagcatccgttgtcccttgactagacaAAGGGAATTAGTTCATTTTCGGTGAACAAATCCCACGCAAAATTGAAGAGAAAGCCGCAACCATCAATTGGGAAATGCACAAATTCAATTCGGTCAAAGTTATAAAGCAAAGCAAAGTTGCAGAGTGTGATACAATAATGTCTTCCTAATTGCTCCTGCCATCCGCAGGAGAACTCCACTTGCAAGAAACTAAGGAAAAGTCAACAATTCAAAAAGCTAAGCTAGTGCTCATCTCCATACGTAAGAGGAGCTATTCCTAaactaacaaaagaaaaggcagAGAGCAAAAGCTCTCCCCCGATCGTCCTCCTCCCCAATTCTTATTCTATCTAAATACTAACTAAGATCCCTGTGCGGCGGCTCCTACCAGCAAGAAGAAGCCCTCCAGCCGTCCTAGCCTTTGCGGTAATTACCAAAATGGGCTCAGGTGTTCCTTTGCCAATAATGCCCCTGGGATAAGCTCTGTCATTTGGGctcttttcttgttaaattggcacttattatcatattttcattctactccatgaaataaatgtaaaatatCAAAAGTGAATAGAATCTAGCGATTAATCCACATTAGGTCAgataataggggaaattaataataaaataaatgataaaattgcaacctatcaattccccccacacctaaaccatgcttgccctcaagcataagaaaagtgcacagacaccaaaatttgataatgGTTACTGCTCTATCcaccaaattgccaagataccaagaaaaataataatcaagcatcaatggtcaagtccaagaaacatcactcctggttagcttctaaaccataaactcttccaatttcaggttaacgaatctaagaaaaaggaataatgtacaacatttatcagcaaatggtccaattattaaccaaaatctcaacattaaatccataattcggcaagctgatttttattacacactaacacaaccttcactttttttcacattttttttcctacttttctcttttttttttcaatagtaacaaaagacttagtcgctagccattagagccttttgacgcgaactccaacattggcaagatgaaggagcccggttactcagcttctatcgccacgtgaccacgtactcataggaattactaccttttgacgcgagaatcaacacttttaggtgcagatccccggttactcagtagtaactaatagcggagtacagtcaagtttattcatagctaaaaatcacaaaaactcaatataacacaagaaccaaaagaaaacttgcatcagctaacctcattttcaaacatggagaactaaagttaataaccggaccaattcacatgaaaatgccaataatcattccctatgcctaggaaagttaaccaaaaattataagagtaaaacaatcattgatattcaccaaagagatgtttttggattcaaccacattaacttggtacccttttattattaaaacttggcaaaagtagaaatagaggcaataatccaacatcaaaccttggcatgcacttacgagccaatcactaaaaagaagaaaaaatgaacgAGAGGtggacaaataacaaactaaaaataaagaactAGTATAGCtgtcccccccacacctagatcctacattgtcctcaatggagggaataaagcaattaaagtgaaaaggacaacgaaacttccctctcgAGTGGCTAAGGGGTCGGCGGGAACAGCGGAGGGGCACCGATGTGGTGAGACATCAAGTCAACTAGCAAATGCCAAACTCTGttcacccaaaatctcaacaaagtcTCCAATAATGTGTTAAATCCAGCAATATCAGTTCAGGACTTTAGTAATAGCAGCGCAGTCACAAGCCCTTGGCGGTCAATCAGATCTCTAACCAAATAGAGTTAACAAGTACTCGCACCCTTACCATTGGTGCAAATCGCAATTCAAAATCAATGAGATTGCTATAGCAAAGCAGATCAGTAGTAAAGCAATAGCCCCAAGTATTAATCTAGTCACAAGAAAGATTTTAAACCTCTAAAGAAGAGCAATAGGCGACTAGAATTCTAATAAATAGAGCAAGTAGAGAAACCGTAGGTGGGAACCCAGTCCACCGAAGTCAATAAACAAACCCAGGAAACAAATAAGTCCGCAAATGAGTCAACAAATTGCACAAATGATCAGACCAAAATCACAGACACTGTTCCTCCAAATCAGCAATATAAACCAACATCCAAAATGTCCTCAAAAACTCGATTAAAAACTACTAATGCCAACAAGGAATGCAGTTGCCGAATTAAATcaaccaaaatttcaacaagcaCAACACTGGCCGAGATTCTTCCCAAAATATCACAGACAATTGTTAAAATTCCAGCCCACCCAAGAACTTCAACAATTGCACCCAAAAGCTCAACAATTGCCCCCAGCAGTCAACAAGTCAACAAGTCAGGCAACAGTAGTGCAGTGATTCGGCAATAACGACTCAATATATACCCTCAACTGGCAATCAGGCATCTACCCACAAAAGCAAGTGAAATTATCTCAACGACCTAATGGTTCACCACACAGAATTCACTTCCACCCAACGAAATAGTTGAAGTCACTAAGATGAACACGTTAGTTAACCGTCACAGAAAATTCTAACAAGCAAACCAGCTTCTAACAGGGCAAATTA
It contains:
- the LOC113767019 gene encoding MDIS1-interacting receptor like kinase 2-like, translating into MLELDLHDNQLTGSIPQELGALTGLLYLDLSTNSLNGSFPEHLGDLRHLFLMNLSNNVLSQKIPFQIGKLTQLSELDLSRNFFTGEIPSEFQSLQSLGTLDLSHNNLSGLIPKALTKLPGSLHINISFNNLEGPIPSGRAFVNLTIEEVQGNTGLCGNISGLPACESSPLIKKHVKNKGKKLLVTILCPLLGSFILLCAFFGGLRLHEQWRKSSGMEDKDMKKGDLFSICTFDGKALYKEILMATEEFSDILCIGKGSYGSVYRAQLSSGDVVAVKRLHNMPEMASHRNFLNEIRALTEIKHRNIVKLFGFCSNAQHSFLVCEYLERGSLAKIFSIEEEAKELDWRKRLKIIKGIAQALSYMHHDCSPAIVHRDISSNNILLDPEYESHISDFGTSKFLKNDSSNWSSLAGTYGYVAPEYAYTMKVTEKCDVYSFGVLTMEVMKGKHPGDLIAYLMSSSPEEIELKDLLDQRLLYPNEEIENILASVLKLARACLHVDPQSRPTMLFISRLLSTGASSV
- the LOC113765998 gene encoding probable leucine-rich repeat receptor-like protein kinase At1g35710 — translated: MGSFEIISIFLIVLLFPSFHPKGGASASAEEAAALLKWKARFQNQNNGLLTSWNLQSMNASNSSNLPCTWAGISCINGSVNRLNLSAWGIKGSLYDFPLLSLPNLEYLDLSLNQFFGSIPRQIGNLSKLIYLDFSVNELSQEIPPEICNLRNLIYLALVRNQLSGPIPPEIGTMYNIVDIYLEFNNLTGSIPASFGNLNRLVNLYLFHNHLSGPIPRAIGNLISLQFLDLSQNYLTGSIPESLGNLTNLIHLYLFDNRLSGSIPKNLGDLKFLTLMELGENQLNGSIPVSIGNLSNLERLYLLKNQFSGTIPQELGNLKKLLVLELDQNQLSGPLPELLCQNGTLQNITVSENMLTGPIPGSLKNCSSLIRTRFNGNHFHGNLPQQQRILWGTLQQLGKMQNLENPDGCK